One part of the Mustela erminea isolate mMusErm1 chromosome 11, mMusErm1.Pri, whole genome shotgun sequence genome encodes these proteins:
- the LOC116569457 gene encoding kinesin-like protein KIF22 produces MKQKELEAKVLAQEAMDPKDKENSSPTMLPPLARRTDTIARPLENAVVMPLQLIQEQAASPNAKIHFLKKKGWKRMLESLDASEPEEKAEDCWELQISPELLAHGRQKILDLLNEGSARDLRSLQFIGQKKAQLIVGRRELHGPFSQLEDPERVEGISGKQMKANILGLAASQH; encoded by the coding sequence ATGAAGCAAAAAGAACTGGAAGCCAAGGTTCTGGCCCAGGAGGCTATGGACCCAAAGGATAAAGAGAACTCGTCTCCCACAATGCTCCCACCGCTTGCCCGCCGCACAGACACTATAGCAAGGCCCCTCGAAAATGCTGTGGTGATGCCCTTACAACTGATTCAGGAGCAGGCAGCATCCCCAAATGCTAAGATCCACTTCCTGAAGAAGAAAGGCTGGAAGAGAATGCTGGAGTCCCTGGATGCTTCAGAGCCAGAGGAGAAGGCTGAGGACTGCTGGGAGCTACAGATCAGCCCGGAGCTACTGGCTCATGGGCGCCAAAAAATATTAGATCTGCTGAATGAAGGCTCTGCCCGGGATCTGCGCAGCCTGCAGTTCATTGGCCAAAAGAAGGCCCAGCTCATCGTGGGTAGGAGGGAGCTCCATGGCCCCTTCAGCCAGCTGGAGGACCCGGAACGCGTGGAGGGCATATCCGGGAAACAGATGAAGGCGAACATCCTGGGTCTCGCCGCGAGCCAGCACTGA